The sequence CAACAAAGTACATCTATTGAGGAACACAAGGTATTCATTAAATTTGGACAGATATCAACTCTAAAACTAACATTTTGCCCATCAATGATATGTGTTAATTAATTCTGGACAATGAAAACTCAAAAAGAGTCAAAGTCACATACTGTTATTTCATAAGAATTGGCATAGGAGTTTTCAAGAATGATaagcatataaaataaattggaaACCTGGCAGAACAGGGTAGAGGCTTGGCAGGTGTCCACCATTATTAGAAGCTCCTTAAACCTAACAAATCCCAATATAAGTATGAGTCAAAAATGAGTTCTTACCTAATAATGATAAGCATATGAAATCAGAGTCCTGATTCATTAGTCTATCTGTCAATGACACAAAAAGCTTTGTTCCTGtgatttctcttcatctttagTGTTTTCTGTTTTGTACTTCTGTTAAGGACTCACTATCCTCCCTTCTCTTTCTAAGCAAAAATCGTCACACCAATAAATTGTACTTCATTAACAAATTATTCATCCAGGTAATCAATTTACAATTCATAGGTCACAAATAAACAGTTGAATAATAATCAATACCTATGCTTCTCTTTCATTTGCTTCACAACATCAGCTAAATCATGACTTTGAAGCTCTTCTGAGTCCTGAAACTTCAAAAACTCATCACCCCCGTGCCCTGTCATATACAGAAGAATATGACTTCCTTCATCACTAAGAAGACTCTTGGACCTTGGAACAGAAGTTTCATGACGTCCTGTAAGTACCCGTAAAAAGTTTTCCACTGTTACTTCATAGCCACGATAATCTACCTGAGCCCTTGCAGGCAAACAATCATGGAACAGAAGTTTCATGACATCCTGTAAGTACCCGTAAAAAGTTTTCCATTGTTACTTCATAGCCACGATAATCTACCTGAGCCATTACATGAAAACAATCATGGAACAGAAGTTTCATGACGTCCTGTAAGTACCCGTAAAAAGTTTTCCACTGTTACTTCATAGCCACAATAATCTACCTGAGCCATTGCAGGCAAACAATCATCCTCTGAAAGAGGCTACATATCAAAAGCCCAAAAAGGTAGAAAGATACAAATATCTTCTCTTCTAAATACTACAAGATATTGAGAAACAATTAGatgagagaagaaaataaacaagGGCCTTTTTTCAAGTTATAGCCATTGAAGATTATAGCACTTCTACCTTCACCACTAGCGATCATAACATTTAGAATGAAGATgaacataaaaatattacatgcaAGTGCAATATATTTTCTGGATGTAAACAGACTTTTCACAAAAGAGACAAACCTAGGTAACTGTCAGAGAAGTTATGGCTTATAGTTCATAATCTACTGCAGTACAACTGCTCAATAGATGAACTAAACTACTTTTAATGTACATTCAAATCATCACAGAAAGTTCTTTACCAGGACCAGCTTAGCTCAATTAGGCTCATTTTGAAGCAAAGTCTTAATATCAACACTTCcatttccaaaaaaatttattacttaCATGATAGTACCACAGGAGCCTCCagagaaaaatgtatgaataattaaattaaattaaatatcactATATGTTTCAAtctatttgtaaattaatttaaagggATCTTAAAGcttatttagatattttatatCTCAAGCCTAAAGATAGACTTGATGAAGCAAACCTAGACAACCTCCGCCCAACTAATGTACTATATGACACAAATTAGCAAAAATTCAAGATGGTTTAGATAATGAATCTAGTTCAAGGTAGAGCCATTAATAAGCAGCTTATGAACACTGAAAGTTATTTCCTACCCTGTCAACCACcaaacaaacttaaaaaaaaagatgaagaaacaaTATATTAATGCTAGGCCAATAATATGGTACTCTTCATATCCTAGATGAAGTTCTTGAGATAGATTCAGAGACGCAGTTGGATTGCtgctatatataataaaaagaaactcaAGATAGGCCCCATTACATTGACAACAGTGTGCTATCAAAGACAGTCAAGCCTGCCGCCTCAGCAAAGCAGGTAGAATTTGATTGGATTACATGACACAAATTAGCAAAAATTCAAGATGGTTTAGATAATGAATCTAGTTCAAGGTAGAGCCATTAATAAGCAGCTTATGAACACTGAAAGTTATTTCCTACCCTGTCAACCACcaaacaaacttaaaaaaaagatgaagaaacaaTACATTAACGCTAGGCCAATAATATGGTACTCTTCATATCCTAGATGAAGTTCTTGAGATAGATTCAGAGACGTAATTGGATtgctatatataataaaaagaaactcaAGAGAGGCCCCATTACATTGACAACAGTGTGCTATCAAAGACAGTCAAGCCTGCCGCCTCAGCAAAGCGGGTAGAATTTGATTGGATTACTTTAGATGGCCTGAGGAACTTTAATATGAAAGAGACATCCAACAAGGTGAGGATTCCTGCAGAGATCTCTTTGGCGTTGTTGAGGCGGTGCGGCCGCGGGAGTGGGGTTGCAGCTGAGGGGGAGAAGGTGACAGAGGATGGGTATTTCTGGAATATCAGAAAAactaaaaggtaaaagaaaaagaagtgtgAAGAGAAGCAAAGAGGTGCAAGAAGAAGAGCTgattcatactttttttttataaaaaatatttttcatccttctagatttgaaatttctttggttgaaatttttaatacatgtcttcacaaaattaaaatatatcattttttggtttaaatataaGCTTAGGTAAATCTaaacatatatgattttttatatcgattatacaaataattgatataaatatgatattttttatattaatgatacatataattgatgtaaaaataCTATGCACATAGATTTGGATGTTCGAATCTTAtctcaagaaaaaaatacattttaattttataaggacaaaaaacgtattgaaaattttacaaaaacaaatcttgaacatttttatatttatgaggacaaaaaatttattttaacctaCTTTTTTAAGAATGAAAATTCAAACACACCCACCTCTATAACATTATTAGTCAAATTtatttcaacaataattttgtattggattcaatatttcaaaaattaaatttagaaagaaTGTGAAGTATTCATACTTatgaaatttatttcccaaaaatatatttgttttggaATCTAACTTTTGGAACATATTTACATGCTTtcgaaaataagattttttttttatattgaaaatgattaaaccaaacacattgatgaacatctatcttagttgaACTCATTAGTGTTTAATGTTATATAACTtcctaaattattaatttgttataaatttgGATCCTATTTATATTTTGACGGTTTGACAGCCACTTGCAAAACATATAATGACCAAAATGGCAAATAACATGCAACGCCACATGTTACTAAAAGGGTTGGTGAataaccaataataaaaaataatttagtgaaCTTAACTAGAATTAGATTGAGTAATAGGTTGGACTTGATCAAATCCAATTCAactcaaatatataatattatatataacaaaaaaaatactaattgtcTAATATTAGTATACTAATATAGAAAACTCAAAGGTCTAACATAAGCTCTcatactaattatatttttatgattattgttGCCTTAAATATTATGATTTGTAAATCAATATTATGTATAATGTGAGTTGTTAAACATGCTACATGTTTATGATTTATCATTTTGAATGAGTTATTACTTAAATAGGTTACATGTTTATGGTTTATCATATGAATATAGATAGTGTTTTAAATACtgagtatatatttttaaatactattatgttacaagattttgaaaaatagattGTGGTTGACTTCTTCTCTTGGACCCTATATCAAAGAATAGTTACAaaccaaaatttgaaaatactgattttgaaaacttttttattgtttttttagtttgaggtattttctaataattttttaagaattaaagagGTGAAGCTTTTTAACAACTCAACTTGATGACTCAATGTaacctaattaaaatttgactgGATTAAATTgggatgtaaaaaaaaaaaaagataaactcaATCCAACTCAACTAAGGATGTGTTTGaatttcaaagttttaaaaataccaGTAAAATGAGTTTAGAGTCATGTTTCGTTACCCCTCAAAAATATGATTGAGAGTAAATTTTTACTTACAAACTCAATTCCGAAGAAGTAAAGcttgaaatatttttacaaattctatttgcaaacttaaatttaaccccaaatttaagtttataaattttaacgtGAACATgcacaaaatttaattagattaagttgaaaaatagaataaattcaATCCAACTAACTGAGTCACAATAGTAGGTCATGCAGCTATTTACTAAATTACTACCATTCATTTGATGAAAGCCAAAATCAAGATATGCTGACAGATTTAGAGTACTGCCAGGAATTTAGGAAAGGACTGCCAAAAGCAACAAAAAGGTCACAACTGAATAATGCCACCACATGAGGTGGGTCCCTCAACAGCAACAAGTGCATAAAAATTTGTGGTCTCCTTCCCATGAAAACAACTTATGAAAATTTGTGGTCTCCTTCCCACAACTGAATAATGCCACCACATGAGGTGGGTCCCTCAACAGCAACAAGTGCATAAAAATTTGTGGTCTCCTTCCCATGAAAACAACTTATGAAATATCTGTGTTTCTTCCCTGACTCTGATTTCAGGGACACTTGTAGAACAGCTAAACTTGACAAATGTCTATCCTCAGAAacaaatagaagataaaagttGCTTTAACAAGCTACCAATATAATTGGCCAGGGCTGAATTTACAACTAAAGAAAAAGTAAGAGAAAGCAAGAAAGAataaaggaaaaggagaaaaaaaagaagataaagttGGCCAACTACAAGCacaattaaatatgaaattgaCACAAATAATAGTATATGCACAGGAATACACCAAATTCTTCAcaactatttcttttttctcttaagCACAAAATTCTTCGCAActacaactttttttattttattattagtagtattgttatatattgaacttttattttaatgattaattaagttaattaacaaattttccATCAATGAAACTCAGGTTTTCGAAAGTTAcattcatgttttctttaaaCTCAGGTTATGCATGTTTTCtttaacaaattatatatatccaTAAAATTTTTCCAAACATGTATAACTCAGGTTAGACCGTTACtgttaatcataaaatttacaaaatataattattattttttaagaaaagaatgTGTGGAAAAGAGTGAGTACTATAATATCCATACTCATTCCTGTGAAAAATTGTGGATAAATATCTATTCTATAGTTTTAATGAATGAATAATTATTTGTGCTTGTAGATACTTTTGTAGATATACTTTGTCATGAAATTTTGTACACCAAATCATAAcagtatatttaatttaataacagtatatttaatttaattagattattAACCTCCAGGcatagttctttttataatttagcAGATAAATTTGATagcatttataattttaattgcaAAGAATGCTTTTAACCTTTAACACATAATCACTTTAGATGGAATGTGTATTATTTTTCGATGTGGTTAGAGTAGAGATTCTATGTCTATTTATTAGATAGAAAAATTAGAATTACtctaatttgatttcaagatcaAAATTGGCATCAGAACTTTGTCATCCCTATCCctgcatatcattttaattccttttaCTCTCTATATACATCGTTTTTAATCAAGGCCGACCCTAGGGTGGTGGCAAATGAATGTGATCACCCAGAGCCCACAATGAGAATAAGAAGACGTTccccaaattatttttttaatagttggatgataattttttgaatgttgtttgtatattatttttaaaaatagactaactttattttattttattttatctcttttttatatctaaattaaaatataacaaatgattataaagtgctaatatcttctttttttttctttttaccaaaAAGTAATATCTTAGTTCTTAGATTTTTCTAATGTgttacatttatatatttaagttaaatgattttttttcttaaaatttattaacatcTTCATATTCATATAATACAAATATCTTCATAgtgaattataaatataaagaaatgACCTTTAAGATTTTTAATCAAAAACGACCATactctatattttatattttaagacaTGATATCACAAGAACTTTATATACTCTGAACCACCGTTCTCTTTTGTAGTTTATTTATAATGCAAGAAGAGTTATGTTTGGTcctcttaatcttttgaaatcTGGTTTCTCCTTTCCAAAATGAAAAGGATAGAACTATAATAAACAACGATTAAAGTAGAGGATTCTAGACCAGCGAAGATGATTTTACTAGGAAAGAAGAAACTGGTGAACGACCACATTAATATCTTTAGTGGTCCATGATAGTTGGAGTAGGAACAATTAAGTTGTTGTCTCGTATTATAACCTAGTATTTGTTTTTTGGCAGGTTTTTGGCATAACCTGATACTTGCTTTTGTGCTCTCCaaaatctatatctatataataAAACTGAAGTAGAGCAAAATGTTTATTGTGCCCATGGCTGAATGTTTGACATCTGACACTTTTGCTGGTTTTTTGATAATCTTATACTCAGCTTGGTCTTGTGGCACGTGGCTTGCTATTTTTTGTTgtgttggttctcacattgcaGTTGCAATTTGGAATTTTGTTGACACGTACATTCTATATTCCTTTTCTTCTGCCACATGCTTTGCTGATTAGCATTTTGGTGTGAGGTTGTGGTTTTAGGTTGGTCGTTCCCGGTTTTATCCCCTtgcctcttttcttcctctttggTTGCTTCTGCAGTTCAAGGTGTGAGTTTTTTGCGCATGTTGTGCATGTCTGTGTTTGGCGCGGCTGTCGCTATTTTCCTGGCCCGTTTGTTATTGTATTGTTGTTTACTTCATGTTCTATGATTCTTTACTAAATTTTTCCTTCATGTTCTATTTTTCCGCGtccttttttgttgtttggtgaCTTTCGTGCTTTGTTTTTGGCTAAGTTTATTAACCAATAATTTTGGAGTTTGAAGTCTAGATGCAACGTGGTACTCTTTGTGCCACTATGTTAATACAGAAATGAAATGGTGTTGCATGTGTAGTTAAGCTTGATGTTcctgtttttatgttttttgtggttgattttgttgcttTGCTTTTCGCTGGGTTCTAGATACTCAACTTCGTTTTGTGGGAAATGAAATGGTGTTGCATGTGTAGTTAAGCTTGATGTtcctgtttttaaatttttttgttgattttcttgCTTTGCTTTTCGCTGCGTTCTAGATACTCAACTTGGTTTTGTGGTACGTGGCTTGCTGTTTTTTGTTGCCTTGGTTCTCACATTTCACTTCCAATTTTGGTGTCACGCGGTTGTAACATTTCAGTTGCAATTTTGTTAACATGCACATCCTACATTCCTTTGCTTCTGCCACGTGCTTTGCTGATTATCATTTTGGTTTGAGGTTGTGGTTTTGGGTTGGTGATTTCTGATTTTATTCCCTTgcctcttttcttcctttttggtTGCTTCTACAATTCAAGGTGCGAGTTTTGGCGCGACTGCCACTATTTTTCTAGCCAGTTTgttattgttttgttgtttaCTTCATGTTCTATAATTCTTTACTAAATTTTCCCTTCCTGTCCTGTTTTTTTGTGTCCTTTTATGTTGTCTACTAACTTTGGTACTTTGTTTTTGGCTGAGCTCCCtttgttttctagtttttctttggtGAGTTGTTCGCTTTGGTTGCGAGGAGTGAAGGTAATACTTTTGGGCTGAGGTCGGTGCATATGTAGTTCTTAGTGTGGTCTTTGTTGTTACTTTTTAGGATCCTTTTGAGTCTTATCCGTGGTTGCATGTGTAGTTAGACTTTATgttcctattttattttttttttgtttattttcttgctTTGCTTTTCACTGGGTTCCGTTTGTTTTCTATACTATGTTACGTTGTTTTGTTTGAATTCCATGTGTGAAGGTTTAACTTTTGTGTTTTATTGGTTGGTCATTGTTGGCATTTGTATCTGCATGTTTAGTCCGTAACTGATTGTCTGCCCTTTTGACTATTTTTGCTCATGCTTTTGGATTCATTACATCATCCATTTAGGAGTGGCAATTCTATGCAAAATTATGGCACGTACTCCTGACAAGATTAAGTCTATTGATGGGTCAAGAGAAACCCTTAAACTTGCTGTAAGGATCACAGATCTTTGGTTCGTTGGGACTCCCAACAAGTCTGAGCAAGCTGAAATTGTTATTGTAGATTCTGATGTATGCTTTTTTTTCGTTTATTTGGTTGTTGGATTGTTAACCATTCAATCAGTTGCTTACATACTTTGCATGTTACAGGGAGATGAAATCTATGTTGTTTGTAAGGCAGACCAGCTAAAGTCTT comes from Glycine soja cultivar W05 chromosome 20, ASM419377v2, whole genome shotgun sequence and encodes:
- the LOC114401759 gene encoding GPI-anchor transamidase-like isoform X2, with product MKLLFHDCLPARAQVDYRGYEVTVENFLRVLTGRHETSVPRSKSLLSDEGSHILLYMTGHGGDEFLKFQDSEELQSHDLADVVKQMKEKHRFKELLIMVDTCQASTLFCQLHSPGVLAIGSSMKLENSYSPHLDSDVGVSVVDRFTFYTLAFFERLNMNDNASLSGPQNLSQKNDDLGLIPRWIDMKFEHHLHNPIPRILTDGNCKNMSELGGIPFTR
- the LOC114401759 gene encoding GPI-anchor transamidase-like isoform X3, which translates into the protein MAQDVMKLLFHDCLPARAQVDYRGYEVTVENFLRVLTGRHETSVPRSKSLLSDEGSHILLYMTGHGGDEFLKFQDSEELQSHDLADVVKQMKEKHRFKELLIMVDTCQASTLFCQLHSPGVLAIGSSMKLENSYSPHLDSDVGVSVVDRFTFYTLAFFERLNMNDNASLSGKG
- the LOC114401759 gene encoding GPI-anchor transamidase-like isoform X4, with the protein product MAQDVMKLLFHDCLPARAQVDYRGYEVTVENFLRVLTGRHETSVPRSKSLLSDEGSHILLYMTGHGGDEFLKFQDSEELQSHDLADVVKQMKEKHRFKELLIMVDTCQASTLFCQLHSPGVLAIGSSMKLENSYSPHLDSDVGVSVVDRFTFYTLAFFERLNMNDNASLSG
- the LOC114401759 gene encoding GPI-anchor transamidase-like isoform X1, producing MAQDVMKLLFHDCLPARAQVDYRGYEVTVENFLRVLTGRHETSVPRSKSLLSDEGSHILLYMTGHGGDEFLKFQDSEELQSHDLADVVKQMKEKHRFKELLIMVDTCQASTLFCQLHSPGVLAIGSSMKLENSYSPHLDSDVGVSVVDRFTFYTLAFFERLNMNDNASLSGPQNLSQKNDDLGLIPRWIDMKFEHHLHNPIPRILTDGNCKNMSELGGIPFTR